From a single Solanum dulcamara chromosome 4, daSolDulc1.2, whole genome shotgun sequence genomic region:
- the LOC129884693 gene encoding uncharacterized protein LOC129884693, whose translation MDSSRITLRPYRSKDVDDLLSWASDDRVTRSIHFSTLTSKEDALAFIDKSSIPWRRSICIDDRSIGIVVARPGSGDDRCRAEVGYALAVEYWGQGITPKAVKMAIPLILEDFPEIVRLQALADAENKASHRVLEKAGFIKEGMFRRYFYFKGEIKDVVLYSFLSTDSIPL comes from the coding sequence ATGGATTCATCAAGAATCACTCTCCGTCCATACAGATCAAAGGATGTTGATGATCTACTCTCATGGGCCTCCGATGATCGGGTAACCCGCTCCATCCATTTCAGTACATTGACTTCCAAAGAAGATGCGTTGGCCTTCATTGACAAATCCTCCATCCCTTGGCGTCGATCCATATGCATCGACGATCGTTCCATCGGGATCGTGGTGGCCCGGCCCGGATCAGGCGATGATAGGTGTCGAGCCGAGGTAGGATATGCTTTAGCAGTTGAGTATTGGGGACAGGGGATTACACCCAAGGCTGTGAAGATGGCAATTCCTTTAATTTTGGAGGATTTCCCTGAAATAGTAAGGCTTCAAGCATTAGCTGATGCTGAGAATAAAGCATCACATAGAGTGTTGGAGAAGGCTGGGTTTATAAAAGAGGGTATGTTTAGAaggtatttttactttaaaggGGAAATTAAGGATGTTGTACTTTATAGTTTTCTTTCCACTGATTCTATACCTTTATGA